The Streptomyces sp. NBC_00483 genome contains the following window.
CGGACGGGAGGACCACGACGAGAACGGCGTCTACCCGCTGCTGACAGAGGACGAGGAGGCCTGATCCCGATGACGACCGCACCCGACATCACGGACCTGTACCCGACGCGAGGCGCCTCCGAGGTGGCCACGCCGCGTGTCGACCCGGTCGTCTGGTCGGCGGAGGGAGCGCGAGGGCCGATTCGCCAGTCGGACCTCGCTTCCTTCGAGCGGGACGGCTTCCTCGCCATCGACGAGCTGATCGGCCCGGACGAGATCGGCACCTACCAGGCCGAGTTGGACCGTCTGGTGACCCACCCGGCGATGCGCGCCGACGAGCGTTCCATCGTCGAGAAGCAGTCGCAGGAGATCCGCTCGGTCTTCGAGATCCACAAGATCAGCGAGGTCTTCGCCAACCTGGTGCGGGACGAACGCATCGTGGGTCGGGCCCGTCAGATCCTCGGCTCTGACGTCTACGTCCACCAGTCGCGAATCAACGTCAAGCCCGGTTTCGGGGCACGGGGCTTCTACTGGCACTCGGACTTCGAGACCTGGCACGCCGAGGACGGCCTGCCGAACATGCGGACGGTGTCCGTCTCCATCGCGCTGACGGAGAACTACGACACCAACGGCGGGCTCATGATCATGCCCGGCTCGCACAAGACGTTCCTCGGCTGCGCGGGTGAGACGCCGAAGGACAACTACAAGAAGTCGCTGCAGATGCAGGACGCGGGCCTGCCCTCGGACGAGGCCCTCGGCAAGTTCGCCGACGCACACGGCATCAAGCTGTTCACCGGCAAGTCCGGCTCGGCGACCTGGTTCGACTGCAACGCCATGCACGGCTCCGGCGACAACATCACCCCGTACCCGCGCTCGAACGTGTTCATCGTGTTCAACAGCGTGGAGAACACGGCGGTGGATCCGTTCGCGGCGCCGGTAAGGCGTCCGGAGTTCATCGGGGCGCGGGACTTCACTCCGGTGAAGTGATCCTCGTAGGCGCACGAGTTGGGGCGGGACCGTGATCGGTCCCGCCCCAACTGCTGTTACGGGTATTACCGGGCCGGGTAGTCCGTGTAGCCCTTCTCCGTGCCGCCGAAGAAGGTCGCCGGGTCCGGGGTGTTGTACGGGCCCTCGCTGCTGAGGCGGGCCGGCAGGTCCGGGTTGGCGAGGAAGAGGGCGCCGAAGCTGAGGATGTCGGCGACTCCCTCCTCGACCAGACCGAGGGCCCTGTGGTCGGTGGGGCCATCGGTGTGCGCGTTGAGCACGAAGGGGCCGCTGAACCGCTTGCGCAGATCGACGGTCACCTCGCGGCTCTGCTCGCCCACCTCCAGTACGTGCAGGTAGGCGAGGCCCAGCGGTTCCAGGGCGTCGACGAGCGCGGTGTAGGTCTCGACCGTGTCGTGGTCCCCCATGGAGTTGTACGGGTTTCCGGGCGACAGGCGGATGGCG
Protein-coding sequences here:
- the thpD gene encoding ectoine hydroxylase — encoded protein: MTTAPDITDLYPTRGASEVATPRVDPVVWSAEGARGPIRQSDLASFERDGFLAIDELIGPDEIGTYQAELDRLVTHPAMRADERSIVEKQSQEIRSVFEIHKISEVFANLVRDERIVGRARQILGSDVYVHQSRINVKPGFGARGFYWHSDFETWHAEDGLPNMRTVSVSIALTENYDTNGGLMIMPGSHKTFLGCAGETPKDNYKKSLQMQDAGLPSDEALGKFADAHGIKLFTGKSGSATWFDCNAMHGSGDNITPYPRSNVFIVFNSVENTAVDPFAAPVRRPEFIGARDFTPVK